The following are from one region of the Petrotoga mobilis SJ95 genome:
- a CDS encoding ABC transporter ATP-binding protein, which produces MLEIKNLNLKYGRIQVIWDLTMSIYNNEAVGIFGPNGAGKTTLISSIVGLIKPETGELIFEGNSLIGFKTHEIIRKGISLVPQERELFPFMTVEENLKLGAAYVPNARNRISENLDFVFEIFPILKERIHQLAGTMSGGQQRMLAIGRALMANPKLLILDEPSLGLQPSLVIELFQKLVEIKKSGVSIMLAEQNVKQGLKVIDRGYVLENGKIVMEDVVQNLANSPHIQKSYLGV; this is translated from the coding sequence ATGCTTGAAATCAAAAATTTGAATTTAAAATATGGAAGAATACAAGTAATCTGGGACTTAACTATGTCAATTTATAACAATGAAGCTGTAGGCATATTTGGACCCAATGGAGCTGGTAAAACTACCTTAATCAGTTCGATCGTTGGTTTAATAAAACCAGAAACAGGAGAACTCATTTTTGAGGGGAATTCATTAATTGGATTTAAAACTCATGAAATAATAAGAAAAGGGATTTCTTTGGTTCCCCAGGAAAGAGAATTATTCCCTTTTATGACCGTTGAAGAAAATTTAAAATTGGGAGCAGCCTATGTGCCAAATGCGAGGAATAGAATAAGTGAAAATTTGGATTTTGTTTTTGAAATTTTTCCAATATTAAAAGAAAGGATTCATCAATTAGCTGGGACTATGAGTGGCGGTCAACAAAGAATGTTGGCTATCGGAAGAGCATTAATGGCAAATCCAAAATTGCTAATACTTGATGAGCCTTCGTTGGGATTACAACCTTCACTTGTAATAGAATTGTTTCAAAAATTAGTAGAGATTAAGAAATCTGGGGTATCGATAATGTTGGCAGAACAGAACGTAAAACAAGGGCTAAAAGTTATTGATAGAGGTTACGTGCTAGAAAATGGGAAGATTGTTATGGAAGATGTTGTCCAGAATCTTGCTAACAGTCCACACATTCAAAAATCTTATCTTGGGGTGTAA
- a CDS encoding acetyl-CoA C-acetyltransferase — MSKVYIISAKRTAIGTFGGTLKDIPATKLGAEVVKKVLQEAQVNSENVDEVIVGNVLMAGQGMGPGRQVSIYAGIPEDKPGYAVNMLCGSGMKSIMIGATDIKTGDADLVVAAGMESMSTAPYLLPSTSRFGNKFGSFEVQDHMILDGLTDVFNNYHMGVTAENIAKKHNISREEQDDFAYTSQMRAKGAIESGKFKDEIIPIEVKRKKETVLFDQDEHTRFDTTKEKLASLKPAFVKEGTVTAGNASGINDGASAVLLASERAVEKYGLKPIAELVGYNQAAVDPAYMGLGPVPAVKGLLEKIKMDITDMELIELNEAFAAQSLGVITELGDIYGKSKNWFLERTNVNGGAIALGHPIGASGNRIVVTLLYEMKKRNSEFGLASLCIGGGMGTALVVKNIWR; from the coding sequence ATGAGTAAAGTTTATATAATATCCGCAAAAAGGACGGCCATCGGTACTTTTGGTGGAACCCTAAAAGATATACCTGCAACCAAATTGGGAGCTGAAGTTGTGAAAAAAGTGCTACAAGAAGCTCAAGTAAATTCTGAAAATGTTGATGAAGTCATTGTTGGAAATGTTTTGATGGCAGGCCAAGGCATGGGCCCAGGAAGACAAGTCTCCATATATGCAGGGATTCCAGAAGACAAGCCTGGCTACGCTGTTAATATGTTATGTGGAAGCGGCATGAAAAGTATAATGATCGGTGCTACGGATATTAAAACAGGTGACGCCGACCTAGTTGTGGCGGCAGGAATGGAGAGTATGTCAACAGCTCCTTATCTTTTGCCATCCACAAGTAGATTTGGAAACAAATTTGGATCATTTGAAGTTCAAGATCATATGATACTAGACGGGCTCACCGATGTTTTTAATAACTATCATATGGGGGTAACTGCAGAAAACATCGCAAAAAAACACAATATTTCTCGTGAAGAGCAAGACGATTTTGCATATACGAGTCAAATGAGAGCTAAAGGAGCCATAGAATCAGGGAAATTTAAAGATGAAATAATACCAATCGAAGTAAAAAGAAAAAAAGAAACAGTTCTTTTTGACCAAGACGAACATACAAGATTTGATACAACGAAAGAAAAGTTAGCCAGTCTTAAACCTGCATTTGTAAAAGAGGGAACCGTAACAGCTGGAAACGCTTCGGGAATAAACGACGGTGCCAGTGCTGTCTTATTAGCCTCAGAAAGGGCTGTTGAAAAATACGGATTAAAACCAATAGCAGAATTAGTTGGTTACAATCAGGCCGCTGTAGACCCAGCATACATGGGTTTAGGTCCAGTTCCCGCTGTAAAGGGCCTTTTAGAAAAGATCAAAATGGATATAACAGATATGGAATTAATTGAACTAAACGAAGCTTTTGCTGCCCAGTCTTTGGGGGTGATAACAGAATTAGGAGATATTTATGGGAAATCTAAAAACTGGTTTCTTGAAAGAACCAATGTGAATGGTGGTGCAATTGCTTTAGGACATCCTATTGGAGCATCGGGAAATAGGATAGTTGTTACACTTCTTTACGAGATGAAAAAGAGAAATAGCGAATTTGGTCTGGCATCACTTTGCATTGGTGGAGGAATGGGGACGGCTTTAGTGGTAAAAAATATATGGAGGTGA
- a CDS encoding ABC transporter ATP-binding protein — protein MQIVSTRNLVKKFGGLVAVNDVTMSIEEKEILGIIGPNGAGKTTFVNLIAGMHYPTEGEIIFDNQNIEKYPPHIRNRIGLSRTFQVVRPLQGFTGLENIMVGALFGAGENLIQARKTANEICDLLELENRNQPIDKLTVLDLKKVEIGRALASKPKVLFLDEVMAGLNSDETWQMIDLVKKLRENGITIAIIEHVMGVIKELTDRVIVLESGKIIAQGVYQEVSKDPKVISAYLGEED, from the coding sequence ATGCAAATAGTATCGACAAGAAATTTAGTAAAAAAATTTGGAGGATTAGTAGCTGTAAATGATGTCACAATGAGCATAGAAGAAAAAGAAATTTTAGGTATTATTGGACCGAATGGTGCTGGGAAAACCACTTTTGTTAATTTAATAGCTGGCATGCATTATCCCACTGAAGGTGAAATAATATTTGATAATCAGAACATTGAAAAATATCCACCACATATTCGAAACAGAATAGGACTCTCTCGAACCTTTCAAGTTGTAAGGCCATTGCAAGGGTTTACTGGCTTAGAAAATATTATGGTTGGTGCCTTGTTTGGAGCTGGAGAGAATTTAATACAAGCGAGGAAAACGGCAAATGAAATATGCGATCTTTTGGAATTGGAAAATAGGAACCAACCTATAGATAAATTAACTGTTCTTGACTTAAAAAAAGTGGAAATAGGACGGGCTTTAGCCTCCAAACCAAAAGTTTTATTTTTGGATGAAGTAATGGCTGGGTTAAACTCCGATGAAACATGGCAAATGATAGACTTGGTAAAAAAGCTTAGAGAAAATGGAATAACGATAGCCATAATAGAACATGTAATGGGTGTAATAAAAGAGTTAACAGATAGAGTAATAGTTTTGGAATCTGGGAAAATTATAGCACAAGGGGTTTATCAGGAAGTTTCAAAAGATCCTAAAGTTATATCTGCCTACTTAGGGGAGGAAGACTGA
- a CDS encoding methyl-accepting chemotaxis protein, which yields MSFKSIGSKITLIIITTFLLFSLSISYNIYSLINSNNALEEYKLMADHVNSFSQAEFNFFQATISLKDYTDSFEEQKASDFFSYIDSVKDDLSNLSTYNLEELQSNLTNYESLFNKLVTLNQEKDALIDEFLNLGSELENNMNGFIELSQKVGGSSSLPIYSQRILQYKNTIIDLSTQYFSSLSDGDKNNVIKEFENLDLQLSTLGYSIINQELNDAFSKLTDIVASFKSTFDQIVTAIESQQPIIGQMEQARVELINLLEEQRNKLKVQQDTLGPSLIEENNQAITLTAILTVVAFIVSIIMVIYLIRSITKPLLDFKNKINQFKEGDLTVNFESKSKDEIGQMANALSEMSKELRRSMGSIKQASDKVENASESLTRSSQESRKNSEELKNQMDKIQTSTEETAGNVEEVTSGVDEVARAAQGVSQDAQRLSEEADETSKAAEEGSKTIESISQAVKEAVERTKESQKEVETLASNAKNVQSIVETINSITEQTNLLALNAAIEAARAGEAGRGFAVVADEIRKLAEESRNATDEISEILTNITQGTNKVNESTNKVVGTIGEINEKMENVQKSFNRIKERIERMDQGIENMTASAEEQSASAQEMSTAMDRVAKAVTEISEQLERSRSVIDEQVKQGIGINEEAKELSELATELKGLVGSFKI from the coding sequence ATGTCTTTTAAAAGTATTGGAAGCAAAATAACGTTGATCATAATAACTACTTTTCTTTTGTTTAGTTTATCTATTTCATACAATATATATTCTTTAATCAATTCAAACAACGCTTTAGAAGAATATAAACTTATGGCCGATCACGTTAATTCTTTCTCTCAAGCTGAATTCAACTTTTTTCAAGCTACAATTAGCTTAAAAGATTACACCGATAGTTTTGAAGAACAAAAAGCCAGTGATTTTTTTAGCTATATAGATAGTGTCAAAGACGATTTATCTAATCTTTCAACTTATAACTTAGAAGAATTACAATCAAATTTGACTAATTACGAATCCCTTTTCAATAAATTAGTTACTTTAAACCAAGAAAAAGATGCCCTTATAGATGAATTTTTAAATCTGGGATCTGAATTAGAGAATAATATGAATGGTTTTATAGAATTATCACAAAAAGTTGGTGGTTCTTCCTCTTTGCCTATATATTCACAAAGAATTTTGCAGTACAAAAACACAATTATTGATTTGTCTACACAATATTTCTCAAGTTTATCGGATGGAGATAAGAACAACGTAATTAAAGAGTTCGAAAATTTAGACTTGCAACTTTCTACTTTAGGATATAGCATAATTAATCAGGAATTAAATGATGCTTTTTCAAAACTGACCGATATAGTTGCTTCATTCAAAAGCACCTTTGATCAAATAGTCACAGCGATAGAATCCCAACAGCCCATAATCGGGCAGATGGAACAAGCAAGGGTAGAGTTAATAAACCTATTAGAAGAACAAAGAAATAAATTAAAGGTCCAACAAGACACGTTAGGTCCATCACTCATAGAAGAAAACAATCAAGCAATAACCTTGACAGCCATCTTAACCGTAGTAGCCTTCATAGTATCGATAATCATGGTCATCTATCTAATAAGGAGTATAACGAAACCACTGTTAGACTTCAAAAACAAGATAAACCAATTCAAAGAAGGAGACCTAACGGTAAACTTTGAAAGTAAAAGCAAAGACGAGATAGGTCAGATGGCAAACGCCCTATCAGAAATGAGTAAAGAATTAAGAAGATCCATGGGGTCAATAAAACAGGCATCGGACAAAGTAGAAAACGCATCAGAAAGTCTAACGCGCTCATCACAAGAAAGCAGGAAGAACTCAGAAGAACTCAAAAACCAGATGGACAAGATACAAACAAGTACGGAAGAAACGGCAGGAAACGTAGAAGAAGTGACCTCAGGTGTAGACGAAGTAGCAAGGGCAGCACAAGGTGTATCCCAAGACGCACAAAGACTAAGTGAAGAAGCAGATGAAACAAGTAAAGCTGCAGAAGAAGGAAGCAAAACGATAGAAAGCATAAGTCAAGCTGTGAAAGAAGCGGTAGAAAGGACAAAAGAAAGTCAAAAAGAAGTAGAAACACTCGCAAGCAACGCCAAGAACGTACAAAGTATAGTAGAAACGATAAACTCGATAACGGAACAAACGAACCTGTTGGCACTAAACGCAGCGATAGAAGCGGCAAGGGCAGGGGAAGCGGGAAGAGGATTTGCAGTTGTAGCGGATGAGATAAGGAAGTTAGCGGAAGAATCAAGGAATGCAACGGATGAAATATCCGAAATACTAACCAACATAACGCAAGGAACGAACAAAGTAAACGAATCGACGAACAAGGTAGTAGGAACGATAGGAGAAATAAACGAAAAGATGGAGAATGTACAGAAAAGTTTCAATCGTATAAAAGAAAGGATAGAAAGGATGGACCAAGGGATAGAAAACATGACGGCAAGTGCAGAGGAACAAAGTGCGAGTGCACAAGAGATGAGCACAGCGATGGACAGGGTAGCGAAAGCGGTGACAGAGATAAGTGAACAACTAGAAAGGTCAAGAAGTGTAATAGACGAACAAGTAAAACAAGGGATAGGGATAAACGAAGAAGCGAAAGAGTTGAGTGAATTAGCCACAGAGTTAAAAGGATTAGTTGGAAGTTTTAAGATATAA
- a CDS encoding branched-chain amino acid ABC transporter permease, producing the protein MKKILTPLILVIAIGLLIFLPFYTGAYFLHVVMTILIYMTLSLSWDMMLRTGQLSFGVAGFFGVGAYISIVSFANFGINPLVSIFLAGGFMALIALALGFVVLKLRGIYFAITTLALTTVFSVIIRNTPRLTGGASGKVIPNIIFQGDSSKIYWLILTLALSTILVSEIFSRTRVHFAINSIRTDEVVAKSTGINIFKYLIIIFIITAAIQGITGAVYSQQYGFVSPETTFSLDFLLLPMAMALVGGIYSTWGPIIGAIVLGFASEYLKLIMPYGHLIIYGIIIILIILFLPKGIFGSLKNKIQSGK; encoded by the coding sequence ATGAAAAAAATCTTAACTCCTTTAATATTGGTTATAGCAATAGGATTATTAATATTTTTGCCTTTTTATACGGGAGCGTATTTTCTTCATGTCGTTATGACTATTTTAATTTATATGACGTTATCTTTGAGCTGGGATATGATGTTGAGAACGGGTCAATTATCCTTTGGAGTAGCAGGTTTTTTCGGGGTAGGTGCTTATATATCGATAGTTTCCTTTGCAAATTTTGGAATTAACCCTTTAGTTAGCATATTTCTTGCCGGGGGTTTTATGGCGCTGATAGCTTTGGCATTAGGATTTGTGGTTCTTAAATTGAGAGGAATTTATTTTGCAATCACCACCTTAGCCTTGACAACGGTTTTTTCGGTTATTATCAGGAATACTCCACGTTTAACCGGTGGAGCAAGTGGGAAGGTTATACCTAATATAATATTTCAAGGAGATTCATCAAAAATATATTGGTTAATATTGACTTTAGCTCTATCGACAATTTTAGTTTCTGAAATATTCAGTCGAACGAGGGTTCATTTTGCTATCAACTCAATAAGGACAGATGAAGTTGTGGCTAAATCTACTGGTATCAATATTTTTAAATATCTGATAATTATCTTTATTATAACAGCAGCTATTCAAGGGATAACTGGGGCTGTGTACTCTCAACAATACGGTTTCGTCTCTCCTGAAACAACCTTTTCTTTAGATTTTCTCTTACTACCTATGGCCATGGCGCTTGTAGGAGGAATATATTCTACCTGGGGTCCAATTATTGGAGCAATTGTTTTAGGATTTGCGTCTGAATATTTAAAATTAATTATGCCCTATGGTCATCTCATAATTTATGGAATAATCATAATTCTCATAATACTGTTCTTGCCAAAAGGAATATTTGGATCTTTAAAAAACAAAATACAATCTGGTAAGTAG
- a CDS encoding acetyl-CoA hydrolase/transferase family protein has translation MWKEKYKQKLMSIDDAILNLPKRVSVVVSMAAAEAQGFLKSIHKFKDHFEKIKVITCLDTGYYEFFLNKEYEGTFELHTWFYSDPTRKSKHEDKLKILDYIPNNLHMAGLDKVMAEKEEGNTLVFWGTSTPMREKTGYFNLGISNVYEKDLAENADIVIMEVNEKMPYVHGDTEWHINNVNVVVESNWEIPEIAISEPKEEEKKIAQYIADIIKDGSTLQIGIGGIPNAVAKLLETKKDLGIHTEMLTESMIDLFEKGVITNMKKTLWKGKFVIAFALGTKRMYEFIDDNPGILELRGRFVNDPYVVCQNDNMVSLNTAISVDLTGQVVSEAIGTKQFSGTGGQLDTHRGAIKSKNGKGIIALRSTAKKGTISTIVPLLPQGAPITVPRQDLDYVVTEWGVAHLRGRSAGERAKKLISISHPDFRKELEQEAIKMGLI, from the coding sequence ATGTGGAAAGAAAAATATAAACAAAAATTAATGTCAATTGACGATGCAATATTAAACCTACCGAAAAGAGTTTCGGTGGTTGTGAGTATGGCTGCAGCTGAAGCCCAAGGTTTTTTGAAAAGTATTCATAAATTTAAAGATCATTTTGAAAAAATAAAAGTGATAACTTGTTTAGATACGGGATATTATGAGTTCTTTTTGAACAAAGAATATGAAGGAACTTTCGAATTACATACATGGTTCTATTCTGATCCTACGAGAAAATCTAAACATGAAGATAAATTAAAAATATTGGATTATATACCAAATAATCTTCATATGGCTGGTTTAGACAAGGTTATGGCTGAAAAAGAAGAAGGAAATACCTTGGTGTTTTGGGGAACTTCCACTCCTATGAGAGAAAAAACTGGATACTTTAATTTAGGTATCTCTAATGTGTATGAAAAAGATTTAGCAGAAAACGCGGATATAGTAATAATGGAGGTCAATGAAAAAATGCCATATGTTCATGGGGATACCGAATGGCATATAAACAATGTAAATGTTGTTGTTGAGTCTAATTGGGAAATTCCTGAAATTGCTATTTCAGAACCTAAAGAAGAAGAAAAAAAGATTGCTCAGTACATAGCAGATATCATAAAAGACGGCTCAACCTTGCAGATAGGTATCGGTGGAATACCTAACGCGGTAGCAAAATTGCTTGAGACAAAAAAAGATTTAGGAATTCACACTGAAATGCTTACAGAATCAATGATAGATCTTTTTGAAAAAGGTGTAATAACAAATATGAAGAAGACCCTTTGGAAGGGGAAATTTGTAATAGCTTTTGCCTTAGGGACAAAGAGAATGTATGAATTTATCGACGATAATCCTGGTATTCTTGAGCTCAGAGGGAGATTTGTCAATGATCCTTACGTAGTCTGTCAAAATGACAATATGGTAAGTTTAAACACAGCAATTTCAGTAGATTTGACCGGTCAGGTTGTTTCAGAAGCAATAGGGACCAAACAGTTTTCTGGAACAGGAGGCCAATTGGACACACATCGAGGGGCTATAAAAAGTAAAAATGGGAAAGGTATAATAGCCCTACGATCCACAGCAAAAAAAGGCACCATTTCAACGATAGTCCCCCTACTTCCACAAGGAGCTCCAATTACTGTTCCAAGGCAGGATTTAGATTATGTCGTAACAGAATGGGGAGTAGCTCACTTAAGAGGTAGAAGCGCAGGTGAAAGGGCTAAGAAATTGATTTCGATATCTCATCCAGACTTTAGAAAAGAATTAGAACAAGAAGCTATAAAGATGGGGTTAATATAG
- a CDS encoding ABC transporter substrate-binding protein — protein sequence MKRNIGLVLFLVVMFSLAMAVDPIKIGAVNPLGDITGNQSTKAMRLAVKEINDAGGVLGRPLELIVIDDEMNPAKGAAAIERLATVEKVDFFVGGMSSGVHLAQVPILKKYQKITVWAGGASHQIEIAMGPDADWYFHLHPWDYQQGEGYGIGWREIVQAYPNVDIKKIFLAYEEGAFGTDSYTAYLDLYELAKKGEGPWQGIMEEFAGASFKSAALGGGDYRAMLNQAKAFDPDLFVWAGYDADAIPIVAQAKEVDFTPDLLVGAPPGWPADFGKNPLAENVILYGMWAPTLNDVSPVAKHFYDAYVEMWDEEPVTYFAPLGYTNIYFLVEGIKKAGTMDKEAIISALRTIEYESPLGEVLKIEPSRIIPNQGFKYQKILQWQNGRQEVIWPIDLATATMAYPFTFGK from the coding sequence GTGAAAAGAAACATAGGATTGGTTCTTTTTTTGGTTGTCATGTTTTCTTTGGCGATGGCAGTAGATCCTATTAAAATCGGCGCTGTAAATCCTTTAGGAGATATAACTGGCAACCAAAGTACAAAGGCGATGAGGTTAGCAGTTAAAGAGATTAACGACGCCGGTGGGGTTTTGGGAAGACCGCTGGAACTTATAGTTATAGATGATGAAATGAATCCAGCAAAAGGGGCTGCAGCGATCGAGAGATTAGCAACCGTTGAAAAAGTAGATTTTTTTGTTGGTGGAATGTCTAGTGGTGTACATTTAGCACAAGTGCCTATTCTTAAAAAATACCAAAAAATAACTGTTTGGGCAGGTGGAGCTTCCCATCAAATTGAAATAGCGATGGGTCCAGATGCAGACTGGTACTTCCATCTTCACCCATGGGATTATCAACAAGGCGAAGGTTATGGGATAGGTTGGAGAGAAATAGTTCAGGCATATCCAAATGTTGATATTAAAAAAATCTTTTTGGCGTATGAAGAAGGAGCCTTCGGCACGGACTCATATACAGCTTATTTAGATCTTTATGAGTTAGCAAAAAAAGGAGAAGGTCCATGGCAAGGAATAATGGAAGAATTTGCTGGAGCTTCATTCAAGAGTGCCGCCCTAGGAGGGGGAGATTATAGAGCTATGTTAAATCAAGCAAAGGCTTTTGATCCGGACCTTTTTGTTTGGGCGGGATACGACGCTGATGCTATACCAATTGTAGCCCAGGCAAAAGAAGTGGATTTCACACCTGACTTGTTAGTAGGAGCTCCTCCAGGTTGGCCAGCGGACTTTGGGAAAAATCCTTTAGCAGAGAATGTTATTCTTTATGGGATGTGGGCTCCAACTTTAAATGATGTAAGTCCAGTAGCTAAACATTTTTATGATGCTTACGTTGAAATGTGGGATGAAGAACCGGTAACATACTTTGCTCCCCTTGGATATACTAATATTTATTTTTTGGTTGAAGGTATAAAAAAAGCAGGAACCATGGATAAAGAAGCTATAATTTCTGCATTGAGAACTATTGAATATGAATCGCCGTTGGGTGAAGTGTTGAAAATTGAACCAAGCAGAATAATACCAAATCAAGGATTCAAGTATCAAAAAATTTTACAATGGCAAAATGGTAGACAAGAAGTTATTTGGCCTATAGATCTTGCAACGGCAACGATGGCTTATCCTTTCACATTTGGTAAATAG
- a CDS encoding ABC transporter substrate-binding protein, translating into MKRFIGMVFVVLLLVSGFSEVGVTDDKILVGTFQAMSGPVAPIGRPMAQGMQAYFNYINDNGGIYGRQIELIVADDQFNPAKTVVEVRRMVEQDGVFSIVGGLGTPGILAVQDYLNDNGVPFVYQGGGSIEFSLPPREYIFPVQPNYIVEANIVMNYLVEKGHERIAIVYRNAEDGQEFSNSAVGTLKALGMEPVANIAVDPFKSDFTSEVTRLLSVKPDAVAVMLFLPQSVGFVRQAKQFGMTDQRYLLTYSNADVSYLQLAQEAGDGVEVMAWVAVDFTNPEEPAIKIWQEYYEGIPNAYAIAGMIAAEVFVEGVKRAGPDLTRESLVSALETLDNWKGNYITLGDENHGLSYKPVSSGFDSRMGMTSMYVLKSVLTDQGLVWDFASSWIHYSVESLLEVL; encoded by the coding sequence GTGAAAAGATTTATTGGTATGGTTTTTGTGGTTTTGTTGCTAGTTTCAGGCTTTTCGGAAGTAGGGGTAACTGATGATAAGATCTTAGTAGGTACTTTTCAAGCCATGTCGGGACCTGTTGCACCTATAGGAAGACCAATGGCGCAGGGTATGCAAGCTTATTTTAATTACATCAACGACAACGGTGGTATCTACGGAAGACAGATTGAGTTAATAGTAGCTGATGATCAGTTCAATCCTGCTAAAACGGTTGTAGAAGTTAGAAGGATGGTTGAGCAAGATGGAGTTTTTTCCATCGTTGGAGGACTAGGAACTCCAGGTATTTTAGCTGTACAAGATTATCTGAATGACAACGGTGTTCCCTTTGTTTATCAAGGTGGGGGTTCGATAGAGTTCAGTCTTCCACCCAGAGAGTATATTTTCCCGGTTCAACCGAATTACATAGTAGAAGCGAACATAGTAATGAATTATTTGGTAGAAAAGGGCCATGAAAGAATAGCAATCGTTTATAGGAATGCAGAAGATGGTCAAGAGTTCAGTAATTCAGCGGTAGGTACATTAAAAGCTTTGGGGATGGAGCCCGTTGCAAACATAGCAGTGGATCCTTTTAAAAGTGACTTCACATCTGAAGTAACACGTTTGTTATCAGTTAAACCTGATGCCGTAGCTGTTATGTTGTTCCTTCCCCAATCAGTTGGATTTGTTCGCCAAGCCAAACAATTTGGAATGACCGATCAAAGGTATCTTCTGACCTATTCAAACGCAGATGTGAGTTATCTACAATTAGCTCAAGAAGCAGGAGACGGTGTTGAGGTAATGGCTTGGGTTGCCGTGGATTTTACAAACCCCGAAGAACCCGCGATAAAAATATGGCAAGAATATTATGAAGGTATTCCTAATGCTTATGCTATCGCTGGTATGATAGCGGCAGAAGTTTTTGTCGAAGGGGTTAAAAGGGCAGGTCCTGATTTGACTAGAGAAAGTTTAGTTTCAGCTTTGGAGACTTTAGACAATTGGAAGGGCAATTACATTACACTTGGTGATGAAAATCATGGTTTGAGCTATAAGCCGGTGTCCTCAGGCTTTGATTCTCGAATGGGAATGACTTCTATGTATGTTCTAAAATCTGTTTTAACCGATCAAGGATTAGTTTGGGACTTTGCTTCAAGTTGGATACATTATTCTGTTGAATCGTTGTTAGAAGTTTTATAA
- a CDS encoding branched-chain amino acid ABC transporter permease: protein MLNSLHFRLNKTFLMFLVFLVIIAIWKPIPLIYGLQRGGLYSLIGLPLALILGIVGILNLAHGDFLTLGLYIGYIFFTQLGLDPLISVFPLFILMFLLAIGIYQISIRYVLKAGELNQLLLTFGISMVVIELIKIIWTTRPRNIYTPYASSSITISNFSIGIYEFLYPIVAIGVLIFLQLFLKKTLLGQATRAVGQNPKGAEIVGIDTNKVYLIVFAIAFGIIGIAAGIMLPRTSIFPLSGNAYTLKSFALAAMAGLGNLNGILIGGITLGVVEAVVQSIPGYSGWSDLVFFGVLIIVILIRAYRGSES from the coding sequence ATGTTGAATTCTCTGCATTTTCGACTTAATAAAACATTTTTAATGTTTCTTGTTTTCCTTGTAATTATTGCTATTTGGAAACCCATACCTTTGATCTATGGTCTTCAACGCGGTGGTTTATATTCTTTAATTGGTTTACCTTTGGCTTTGATATTAGGAATCGTTGGAATATTAAACTTAGCTCATGGGGATTTTTTGACTTTAGGTTTATACATAGGGTATATTTTTTTCACTCAATTAGGGTTAGACCCACTTATTTCAGTGTTTCCATTATTTATTTTAATGTTTTTATTAGCAATAGGGATTTATCAGATTTCAATAAGATACGTGTTAAAAGCAGGGGAACTGAACCAACTGTTGTTAACGTTTGGGATTTCTATGGTAGTTATAGAGCTTATAAAAATAATTTGGACTACCCGTCCCAGAAATATTTATACTCCTTATGCTTCTTCATCCATAACAATATCAAATTTCTCTATTGGTATTTATGAATTTCTATACCCAATAGTGGCAATTGGAGTATTAATCTTTCTTCAACTTTTTTTGAAAAAGACACTTTTAGGGCAAGCAACAAGAGCAGTTGGGCAAAACCCAAAAGGAGCTGAAATTGTAGGTATAGATACCAACAAAGTATATCTTATCGTTTTTGCTATTGCTTTTGGAATTATAGGTATTGCTGCGGGTATAATGTTGCCAAGGACATCCATATTCCCCTTGTCAGGAAATGCATATACTTTAAAGTCCTTTGCTTTAGCAGCTATGGCAGGATTGGGCAATTTAAACGGTATTTTAATTGGTGGAATCACTTTAGGAGTAGTTGAAGCAGTTGTTCAATCAATTCCTGGATACAGTGGTTGGTCTGATTTAGTTTTTTTTGGAGTGTTAATTATAGTAATATTAATTAGAGCATACAGGGGGTCAGAGTCATGA